GATCGGAATTCGCTTGATCCTCGCTAATCCAGAAATTCACGAAGCCGAGCTAAACAGATTATTTCACAACATTATTACTACAGGTAAGAGCTGTGAATCTGTTATGAAATTATAAAAATTTTTAATTTAAAAAAATTTGAAATTAAGATGCTAAACCAAATAACACAAAATACTTATAGTGCGCTTTCTCACCTTGAATGTGCCAAATCCCACAAAATTTACGATGCTGACAAACTTAACAATGTTTCTGCCGTGGGTTCCCCCCTTCTAGCACGCTACGATCTTAAGAAAGTCCAGCGTTCTATAACCAAGTTTGAGATCTCAACAAGACCACCAAATATGTGGCGTTACCGCGAATTGCTTCCGGTGCGCGAACATCGCCATATTGTTTCAATGGCAGAAGGCTACACGCCTATGTATGAATTGCCCAAACTCGCTCAATTTCTTGGATTAGGGCAATTACTGCTCAAGGACGAAAGTACCAATCCTGGTGATACATTCAAAGCGCGAGGAGCTTCAGTAGCAGTCTCTCGGGCAGTAGAACTTGGAGCGAAAACTTTAGCGATTGCTACTAACGGTAATGCTGGTGAGGCATTAGCTATGTATGGAGCGCGAGCGGGTATACCTACCGTAGTCATTATGCCCGCTGATGCTCAACAAGTATCTCAGAAGATGTGTGCGATTTTGGGTGCTCGTACCTACTTGGTTCAGGGACAGATATCTGATGCGGCAAAAATCGTTCAACGTGGTGTCGAAGATGTTGGAAGGTGTCTTGCTATGTCCGGAAGCAGCAGCAGTTGTACCTGGTGTGCGAAAACTGCTTGAGGAAGGTGCAATCAAAAGCGATCGCCAGGTTGTCTTGATGGGTACAGGAAGCAGCCTAAAGTACATATTATGAAAGCGTATTTTTCATATTCCTATTGAAGAATTCAGTAGTAAGTTATTCCACCTCATGAAAAGATGTTGGAAGTTCTCAGGACAGAATTGGAACAACAAGATCCCAACCATATTTCCCAGAAACGTAAGTCGGGATTTTAGTTAAGCAACGTACTTAAGTATAGAAAACTATAAAATTATTTTGCAAAACTTTGTCAGTATTTTTGCTGAAGACAAACAGTACAATTAAAATTCACAATATTTTTAGATAAATAATTATCCTTTGAAATTTATTTCTCTTTATTTCAGCCGACTTTATTTGACTAAAAGCTATGACTCTCAGCATTGAACAAGATTTACAATTGCGTCTAGACCAAGAAAATTTGCTACGCCGCATAATAAACAGCATTCATCAAACTTTAGATTTAAACGATATTCTTAGAGCAACAGTAGAGGAAATTCGTTCTTTACTGAGAACAGATCGAGTCATGCTCTATAAATTCCATGATGATAGTAGCGGTCAAGTGATTGCAGAGTCTATAGATAACAATCGGTTACCATCGTTGTTGGGATTAAATTTTCCTGCTGATGACATTCCGCTTCATGCTCGGAAAATGTTTATGAAAGCACGATCGCGTTCTGTTGTGAATGTTGACACGCGACAGATAGGTCAAAGCCCTTTGCGTAATTTAGTAACTGGAGAAGCTACATCAGGAGACATAACATACCGCCCTGTCGATCCTTGCCATGTCGAGTATTTAACGGCAATGGGGGTGAAGTCTTCTCTCATCATGCCAATTTTTCATCAAGAAGAACTCTGGGGATTGTTAGCTTCCCATCACTCAGAACCGCGTTCAGTACCTGAGTCGGAAATTGAAGCCGTGCAGATAGTGGTAGATCAGTTGTCTGTCGCGATCGCACAAAGTCACATTCTCACCAAAGCCCAAGCAAGAGCGCAAAGGGAAGCAGTACTCGATCGCATAACAACCCTACTGCATTCAATGCCAAGTCTTGAATTACAGTCAGCGTTAAAAGAAACTGTTGAGGCGTTTTCTGGGACTGGCGGTCGGCTTTGCATCAGACATCAAGCCTTTAGCTTGCAAAATGACACTGTGAAAAGTTTGGCAGACTGTCTGAACGAAGAAAACCCTTCCATTGAACTTTATACCTGTGGTTGGCAACCCGTGATGCCAGAGGTGGCAAAATATCAATATATGGAGCAATACAGTGTCTGGCAAGAACGCCACAAATCTCGTAACTCTGATGTTTGGGCGATTACAGACATTTACCAAACATCCGAATTGCGAAATCTGCAAATTGCTTTTCAACCCACTAAAATTCGCAGCATCATAATGATACCACTGCAATATCGTCAGCAGTTGCTTGGATATTTAAGTGTTTTCCGGAACGAAATTGATACCGAAACTCTATGGGCTGGTCAGTTTGACCCCGATCAACGGCAATTATATCCCCGTTTGTCATTTGAGGTGTGGAGAGAATCTAAAAAGGCGCAAGCTTGTGAATGGACTGTTGAAGAAATTGAACTAGCCCAAGCCATAGGTAAGCAATTTACTCTCTTCATTCAGCAACACGAGATTTACCAACAAGTGCAAGCCTTTAATGCCAACTTATTTCAGAATTTATTTGGCTAAAAGCAATGCCCTCTAGCGCCGAAGATAATTTGCAGGTTCGTTTAGAACAAGAAAATTTGTTGCGCCGGATTGTCAACAATATTCGGCGAACACTTTCTTTAGAAGAGATTTTGACAACAACAGTTGCAGAAGTACGTTCTTTGCTCTTAATTGACCGCGTACTGATTTACAAATTTCATCCCGATAGTAGCGGTCAAGTGATTGCTGAAGCGATTCATAACTATCGTCTCCCATCGTTATTGGGGCTTAATTTTCCTGCGGATGATATTCCTCCCCATGCCCGCGAACTTTTTATTAAGGCGCGAGTACGTTCTGTAGCCCATGTTGAAAGTCGGCAAATAGGTCACAGCCCGTTACATAATTTGGAAACGGGAGAGACGGCATCAGGAAATATACGATATCGACCTATAGATCCTTGTCATTTGGAATACTTGAGCGCAATGGGAGTTACGTCCTCTTTAGTCACTCCCATTTTCCATCAAGACCAACTTTGGGGACTATTGGTGTCTCATGACTCAGGCTTCCATGTGTTTGGGGAAGATGATGTTGAGGCGGTGCAGAGAGTTGTAGACCAGTTGTCAGTTGCGATCGCGCAAAGTAACATCCTTACCCAAGCACATGAAAAGTCACAACGGGAAGCCATTGTCAACCGTGTTGCCACTTTGTTACATTCAATGCCCACAGTTGAATTGCAGCCAGCTTTAGAAGCAGCAGTGACGGCATTTGGGGGGTCTGGTGGCAGGCTTTGCATCAGGAATCGAGCCTTTGATGTTAAGAATAACACCGTAAGAAGTTTGGCAGAATGTCTGGAATCCGGTGAAAATTTTGTCAAAATTTATATTTATGGTCACCAACCCATTGTCCCGGAGATTGCCAGATATCAATTGATGGAGCAATATAGCGTTTGGCAGGAACACTATAATGAATCTGGGGACTGTGACATATGGGTTATTCCAGATATCTACAAAACACCACAGCTGCGAAATCTACAAGTTGCTTTCCGACCTACCAAGATTCGCAGCATTTTGATGCTACCACTCCAGTACCGTCAGCAATTGCTGGGTTATTTAAGTATTTTTCGAGATGAAGTTGATACAGAAACTCTTTGGGCTGGACGATTCGATCGCGACGAACGGCAATTATATCCCCGTTTGTCATTTGAAGTATGGCGCGAATACAAAAAAGCACAACCTCGTGAATGGACTGCAGAAGAACTTGAATTAGCCCAAGCATTAGGCAAGCAGTTTAGCTTGGCAATTCAGCAGCGCGAGATTTACCAACAAGTGAATGCTCTAAATGCCAACTTAGAAAATCAAGTTAAAGAACGTACAGCCAAATTACAACAAGCCACCGAACAACAACAAGCCTTGTTTAGCGTTGTCACCAAGATTCGCGAATCTCTTGACCTTGATACCATTTTTCACATCACAACAAAGGAAGTCTGTCAACTCCTACAAACAGATCGGGTTGCTGTTTACCGCTTTAATTCTGATTGGGGTGGAGAATTTGTAGGCAATTTTGAGGTTTTCAACCAAGATTGGTCTGATATTTCTAAATTAAGCATCAACACGATTTGGAACGATACCTATTTACAAGAAACTCAGGGAGGGCGGTATCGCAACAATGAAACTTCTGCTGTAGATGATATTTATCAAGCAGGTTTCGATCGCTGTCACATCGATATATTAGAACAGTTTTATATCAAATCTTATATTCTTGCTCCTATTTTTGTTGGTTCTAACCTTTGGGGTTTGCTAGCAACGTATCAACACTCTCAACCCCGCCAATGGGAAACCACTGAAATTCAATTTATGAGCCAAGTTGCCGCCCAACTTGGGGTAGCGCTTCAACAGGCTGAGTTACTAACTCAAACTCAACGACAAGCAGAACTATTGACCAATGCACTGCACGAACTACAGGAAGCCCAGACTCAACTGATTCAAACTGAGAAAATGTCCTCACTGGGTCAGCTTGTTGCAGGTGTTGCTCACGAGATTAACAATCCAGTCAACTTCATTTATGGCAACATTAGCCATGTGAATGAATACACTGAAGATTTGCTCACAATGTTAGAACTTTACCAGCGATATTATCCAAATCCCAACCCTGAAATTATTGAGCGGGCAGAAGAAATCGAATTTGATTTTATTGTAGAGGATTTGCCCAAGATAC
This genomic interval from Scytonema hofmannii PCC 7110 contains the following:
- a CDS encoding GAF domain-containing protein; translated protein: MTLSIEQDLQLRLDQENLLRRIINSIHQTLDLNDILRATVEEIRSLLRTDRVMLYKFHDDSSGQVIAESIDNNRLPSLLGLNFPADDIPLHARKMFMKARSRSVVNVDTRQIGQSPLRNLVTGEATSGDITYRPVDPCHVEYLTAMGVKSSLIMPIFHQEELWGLLASHHSEPRSVPESEIEAVQIVVDQLSVAIAQSHILTKAQARAQREAVLDRITTLLHSMPSLELQSALKETVEAFSGTGGRLCIRHQAFSLQNDTVKSLADCLNEENPSIELYTCGWQPVMPEVAKYQYMEQYSVWQERHKSRNSDVWAITDIYQTSELRNLQIAFQPTKIRSIIMIPLQYRQQLLGYLSVFRNEIDTETLWAGQFDPDQRQLYPRLSFEVWRESKKAQACEWTVEEIELAQAIGKQFTLFIQQHEIYQQVQAFNANLFQNLFG
- a CDS encoding GAF domain-containing protein; the encoded protein is MPSSAEDNLQVRLEQENLLRRIVNNIRRTLSLEEILTTTVAEVRSLLLIDRVLIYKFHPDSSGQVIAEAIHNYRLPSLLGLNFPADDIPPHARELFIKARVRSVAHVESRQIGHSPLHNLETGETASGNIRYRPIDPCHLEYLSAMGVTSSLVTPIFHQDQLWGLLVSHDSGFHVFGEDDVEAVQRVVDQLSVAIAQSNILTQAHEKSQREAIVNRVATLLHSMPTVELQPALEAAVTAFGGSGGRLCIRNRAFDVKNNTVRSLAECLESGENFVKIYIYGHQPIVPEIARYQLMEQYSVWQEHYNESGDCDIWVIPDIYKTPQLRNLQVAFRPTKIRSILMLPLQYRQQLLGYLSIFRDEVDTETLWAGRFDRDERQLYPRLSFEVWREYKKAQPREWTAEELELAQALGKQFSLAIQQREIYQQVNALNANLENQVKERTAKLQQATEQQQALFSVVTKIRESLDLDTIFHITTKEVCQLLQTDRVAVYRFNSDWGGEFVGNFEVFNQDWSDISKLSINTIWNDTYLQETQGGRYRNNETSAVDDIYQAGFDRCHIDILEQFYIKSYILAPIFVGSNLWGLLATYQHSQPRQWETTEIQFMSQVAAQLGVALQQAELLTQTQRQAELLTNALHELQEAQTQLIQTEKMSSLGQLVAGVAHEINNPVNFIYGNISHVNEYTEDLLTMLELYQRYYPNPNPEIIERAEEIEFDFIVEDLPKILASIRIGTDRIRQIVLSLRNFSRLDQAEMKPVDIHEGIDSTLLILHYRLKPRPDSPGIDIIKEYGDLPLVECYAGQLNQVFMNVVSNAIDALDQHRASVAEAPKGRIAIATFVSQIEGHIPSVVIRISDNGSGIPQDLLQRVFDPFFTTKPVGKGTGLGLSISYQIIVDKHGGVFKCNSQIGLGTEFWIEIPMKQKISSS
- a CDS encoding pyridoxal-phosphate dependent enzyme, producing the protein MLNQITQNTYSALSHLECAKSHKIYDADKLNNVSAVGSPLLARYDLKKVQRSITKFEISTRPPNMWRYRELLPVREHRHIVSMAEGYTPMYELPKLAQFLGLGQLLLKDESTNPGDTFKARGASVAVSRAVELGAKTLAIATNGNAGEALAMYGARAGIPTVVIMPADAQQVSQKMCAILGARTYLVQGQISDAAKIVQRGVEDVGRCLAMSGSSSSCTWCAKTA